From Tripterygium wilfordii isolate XIE 37 chromosome 13, ASM1340144v1, whole genome shotgun sequence, the proteins below share one genomic window:
- the LOC120012865 gene encoding chaperonin CPN60-2, mitochondrial produces the protein MYRLASSLASKSRVVRTSAQQVGSRLNCSRNYAAKDIRFGVEARALMLRGVEELADAVKVTMGPKGRNVVIEQSYGAPKVTKDGVTVAKSIEFKDRVKNIGASLVKQVANATNDVAGDGTTCATVLTKAIFAEGCKSVAAGMNAMDLRRGITMAVDSVVTNLKSRARMISTSEEIAQVGTISANGEREIGELIAKAMEKVGKEGVITIQDGKTLFNELEVVEGMKLDRGYISPYFITNQKNQKCELEDPLVLIHEKKISSINAVVKVLELALKKQRPLLIVAEDVESDALATLILNKLRAGIKICAIKAPGFGENRKANLQDLAVLTGGELITEELGMNLEKVDLDMLGSCKKVTVSKDDTVVLDGVGDKKAIEERCEQIRAAIESSTSDYDKEKLQDRLAKLSGGVAVLKIGGASETEVGEKKDRVTDALNATKAAVEEGIVPGGGVALLYASKELDKLPTANFDQKIGVQIIQNALKTPVYTIAANAGVEGAVVVGKLLEQDNPDLGYDAAKGEYVDMVKSGIIDPVKVIRTALVDAASVSSLMTTTEAVVSELPKDEKEVPAMGGGMGGMDY, from the exons ATGTACCGTCTCGCTTCAAGCCTCGCCTCCAAATCTCG ggtTGTGAGGACCAGTGCTCAGCAG GTTGGAAGCAGGTTGAACTGTAGCAGGAACTATGCGGCTAAAGACATTAGATTTGGGGTAGAGGCACGTGCCTTGATGCTAAGAGGCGTTGAAGAGCTCGCTGATGCCGTTAAAGTCACAATGGGTCCCAAG GGGCGTAATGTGGTTATTGAACAAAGCTATGGTGCCCCAAAAGTGACCAAGGATGGTGTAACTGTTGCAAAGAGTATTGAGTTCAAAGATAGGGTCAAGAACATTGGTGCTAGCCTAGTGAAACAGGTGGCCAATGCAACCAATGATGTTGCTGGCGATG GGACAACATGTGCTACGGTCCTCACAAAAGCAATATTTGCCGAAGGGTGCAAGTCAGTTGCTGCTGGGATGAATGCAATGGACCTTAGACGTGGTATCACTATGGCAGTTGATTCTGTTGTCACAAACTTGAAGAGCAGGGCGAGGATGatcagcacttccgaagaaaTAGCTCAG GTTGGTACTATATCGGCAAATGGAGAGAGGGAAATTGGTGAGTTGATTGCCAAGGCCATGGAGAAAGTTGGCAAAGAGGGAGTTATCACAATTCAA GATGGGAAGACATTATTTAACGAGTTAGAAGTTGTTGAGGGGATGAAGTTGGACAGGGGATACATCTCTCCTTATTTCATTACCAACCAAAAGAATCAAAAATGT GAATTAGAAGATCCTCTAGTTCTGATCCATGAGAAGAAAATCTCAAGCATAAATGCCGTGGTGAAAGTACTAGAGTTGGCATTGAAG AAACAAAGGCCTTTGTTGATTGTTGCTGAAGATGTTGAGAGTGATGCCCTAGCAACTCTAATTCTCAACAAACTGCGTGCTGGAATCAAG ATCTGTGCTATCAAAGCCCCTGGGTTTGGAGAGAACAGGAAGGCCAATTTGCAAGATCTTGCAGTTCTCACTGGGGGAGAG CTTATAACTGAGGAGCTCGGTATGAATCTTGAAAAGGTGGATCTGGATATGCTTGGGTCTTGCAAAAAG GTTACAGTTTCAAAAGATGATACTGTTGTTCTTGATGGCGTTGGTGATAAGAAGGCCATTGAGGAAAGATGCGAGCAG ATCAGGGCTGCAATTGAATCGAGCACATCCGACTATGACAAGGAGAAATTGCAAGATAGATTGGCAAAACTCTCAGGAGGTGTTGCTGTATTGAAG ATTGGAGGAGCTAGTGAAACCGAAGTTGGTGAGAAGAAAGACAGAGTTACAGATGCCTTAAATGCCACAAAGGCGGCAGTCGAAGAGGGTATAGTACCAG GTGGAGGTGTTGCtcttctttatgcatcaaaaGAGTTGGATAAGCTGCCAACTGCGAACTTTGATCAGAAGATTGGTGTTCAAATTATTCAGAATGCACTCAAG ACACCTGTTTACACAATTGCGGCAAATGCTGGAGTAGAGGGAGCAGTTGTTGTTGGCAAGCTGCTGGAGCAGGATAACCCTGATCTTGGATATGACGCTGCCAAAG GTGAATATGTCGATATGGTCAAATCGGGCATCATCGACCCAGTGAAAGTCATTAGGACAGCTTTGGTCGATGCAGCTAG TGTGTCCTCTTTGATGACAACAACTGAAGCTGTCGTATCTGAACTTCCAAAGGATGAGAAGGAAGTTCCAGCAATGGGCGGTGGCATGGGCGGCATGGATTATTGA